The following coding sequences lie in one Epinephelus lanceolatus isolate andai-2023 chromosome 24, ASM4190304v1, whole genome shotgun sequence genomic window:
- the stradb gene encoding STE20-related kinase adapter protein beta isoform X2 yields MSFLSCDGSEYTLQGPAGGDDVTGLSPEPAHYQLLSELGRGFNNLSQVNMARHIPTGQLVAVKQTNLDECTEEELLQLMNEVLLSRLFRHPNLLTSRLVFSSCCQLWVLTPLMSYGSADTLLRTYFPDGMSESLIAYLLYGVLKALEYLHRMGYVHRGVKASHILLSGEGHVYLSGLHSVYSMMREGKRMRAVFDMPQHSPALLPWLSPELLRQDLHGYGVKSDIYSLGIVVCELVSGRVPFQDMPPTQMLLQKLRGSHCCLLDVAPFPLGELGGLKVSRSGVDSGIGESVATGSLTHSATAPPTDRPQSPGPKNHSATLHNLVQLCLQQQPERRPSASTLLTHAFFKQVKRHTRDTFLSLMYPAVPLTSPEDPPVSCPPAPSCHVPTSPSTDTAEAVWDFS; encoded by the exons ATGTCTTTCTTG AGCTGTGACGGTTCTGAATACACTCTGCAAGGGCCAGCAGGTGGCGATGACGTCACAGGGCTGTCACCCGAGCCAGCCCACTACCAGCTGCTGTCTGAGCTGG GAAGAGGCTTCAATAACTTGAGCCAGGTGAACATGGCACGCCACATCCCTACTGGCCAGCTGGTGGCTGTCAAACAAACCAATCTGGATGAGTGCACCGAGGAGGAACTGCTGCAGCTCATG AATGAGGTTCTTCTGTCCAGGCTTTTCCGTCACCCCAACCTGCTGACCTCTCGCCTGGTTTTCAGCTCCTGCTGCCAGCTTTGGGTCCTCACACCACTCATGTCCTATG GCTCCGCAGACACCTTACTAAGAACATATTTCCCAGATGGAATGAGTGAATCCCTGATAGCGTACTTGCTATACGGTGTACTGAAAGCATTGGAATACCTGCACCGGATGGGCTATGTTCACCG GGGGGTGAAGGCCAGTCATATCCTGCTGTCAGGGGAGGGCCATGTCTACCTCTCAGGGCTCCACAGTGTTTACAGTATGATGCGTGAGGGAAAGAGGATGAGGGCAGTGTTCGATATGCCCCAACACAGCCCTGCCCTGTTGCCCTGGCTCAGCCCCGAACTACTGCGACAG GACCTGCACGGTTACGGAGTGAAGTCAGACATCTACAGTTTAGGTATTGTGGTCTGTGAGCTTGTCAGCGGCAGAGTGCCTTTCCAGGACATGCCCCCCACTCAG ATGCTGCTTCAGAAGCTGCGCGGCTCCCACTGCTGCCTGCTGGATGTGGCTCCCTTCCCGCTTGGCGAGCTGGGGGGGCTGAAGGTGTCGCGGTCCGGGGTAGACTCCGGCATCGGGGAGAGCGTGGCCACTGGGAGCCTGACACACAGCGCCACCGCTCCTCCCACCGACCGACCTCAAAGCCCTGGGCCCAAAAACCACTCAGCCACCCTCCACAACCTGGTTCAGCTatgtctgcagcagcagcctgaacgcAG ACCGTCAGCATCTACACTGTTGACCCACGCCTTCTTCAAACAG GTGAAGAGGCACACCAGAGACACCTTCCTCAGCCTCATGTACCCAGCAGTGCCCCTCACCAGCCCCGAGGACCCTCCAGTATCCTGCCCGCCCGCCCCGTCCTGCCACGTTCCAACATCACCCTCCACAGACACCGCCGAGGCTGTGTGGGACTTCTCCTAA
- the stradb gene encoding STE20-related kinase adapter protein beta isoform X1, with product MSFLDCSCISHTQVQPLDIEERYEDISHQFLSCDGSEYTLQGPAGGDDVTGLSPEPAHYQLLSELGRGFNNLSQVNMARHIPTGQLVAVKQTNLDECTEEELLQLMNEVLLSRLFRHPNLLTSRLVFSSCCQLWVLTPLMSYGSADTLLRTYFPDGMSESLIAYLLYGVLKALEYLHRMGYVHRGVKASHILLSGEGHVYLSGLHSVYSMMREGKRMRAVFDMPQHSPALLPWLSPELLRQDLHGYGVKSDIYSLGIVVCELVSGRVPFQDMPPTQMLLQKLRGSHCCLLDVAPFPLGELGGLKVSRSGVDSGIGESVATGSLTHSATAPPTDRPQSPGPKNHSATLHNLVQLCLQQQPERRPSASTLLTHAFFKQVKRHTRDTFLSLMYPAVPLTSPEDPPVSCPPAPSCHVPTSPSTDTAEAVWDFS from the exons ATGTCTTTCTTG GACTGTTCCTGCATCTCCCACACTCAGGTCCAGCCCTTGGACATAGAGGAGCGCTATGAGGACATCAGCCACCAGTTCCTG AGCTGTGACGGTTCTGAATACACTCTGCAAGGGCCAGCAGGTGGCGATGACGTCACAGGGCTGTCACCCGAGCCAGCCCACTACCAGCTGCTGTCTGAGCTGG GAAGAGGCTTCAATAACTTGAGCCAGGTGAACATGGCACGCCACATCCCTACTGGCCAGCTGGTGGCTGTCAAACAAACCAATCTGGATGAGTGCACCGAGGAGGAACTGCTGCAGCTCATG AATGAGGTTCTTCTGTCCAGGCTTTTCCGTCACCCCAACCTGCTGACCTCTCGCCTGGTTTTCAGCTCCTGCTGCCAGCTTTGGGTCCTCACACCACTCATGTCCTATG GCTCCGCAGACACCTTACTAAGAACATATTTCCCAGATGGAATGAGTGAATCCCTGATAGCGTACTTGCTATACGGTGTACTGAAAGCATTGGAATACCTGCACCGGATGGGCTATGTTCACCG GGGGGTGAAGGCCAGTCATATCCTGCTGTCAGGGGAGGGCCATGTCTACCTCTCAGGGCTCCACAGTGTTTACAGTATGATGCGTGAGGGAAAGAGGATGAGGGCAGTGTTCGATATGCCCCAACACAGCCCTGCCCTGTTGCCCTGGCTCAGCCCCGAACTACTGCGACAG GACCTGCACGGTTACGGAGTGAAGTCAGACATCTACAGTTTAGGTATTGTGGTCTGTGAGCTTGTCAGCGGCAGAGTGCCTTTCCAGGACATGCCCCCCACTCAG ATGCTGCTTCAGAAGCTGCGCGGCTCCCACTGCTGCCTGCTGGATGTGGCTCCCTTCCCGCTTGGCGAGCTGGGGGGGCTGAAGGTGTCGCGGTCCGGGGTAGACTCCGGCATCGGGGAGAGCGTGGCCACTGGGAGCCTGACACACAGCGCCACCGCTCCTCCCACCGACCGACCTCAAAGCCCTGGGCCCAAAAACCACTCAGCCACCCTCCACAACCTGGTTCAGCTatgtctgcagcagcagcctgaacgcAG ACCGTCAGCATCTACACTGTTGACCCACGCCTTCTTCAAACAG GTGAAGAGGCACACCAGAGACACCTTCCTCAGCCTCATGTACCCAGCAGTGCCCCTCACCAGCCCCGAGGACCCTCCAGTATCCTGCCCGCCCGCCCCGTCCTGCCACGTTCCAACATCACCCTCCACAGACACCGCCGAGGCTGTGTGGGACTTCTCCTAA